The following coding sequences are from one Nicotiana tomentosiformis chromosome 3, ASM39032v3, whole genome shotgun sequence window:
- the LOC104102165 gene encoding putative zinc finger A20 and AN1 domain-containing stress-associated protein 8: MTSCDKAENSSLCARGCGFYGNPSNHNLCSQCYKVFLKEEFAKSAIALSEKLYFLTVDDTVKTGNDDGLTMKTKTERCNSCKKKVGLVGFSCKCGGIFCRIHMYPEELTCTFNFKSMGRALLAKENPLCKADKLEYRI; encoded by the coding sequence ATGACTTCTTGTGACAAAGCAGAAAACTCAAGTTTATGCGCAAGGGGTTGCGGCTTCTATGGTAACCCAAGCAATCACAACCTTTGTTCCCAATGCTATAAAGTTTTCTTGAAAGAAGAATTCGCCAAGAGTGCTATAGCTTTATCTGAAAAGTTATATTTTCTTACTGTTGATGATACTGTTAAAACTGGAAACGACGATGGTTTGACGATGAAGACGAAGACAGAAAGGTGCAATAGTTGTAAGAAGAAGGTGGGATTAGTAGGGTTTAGTTGTAAGTGTGGTGGAATATTTTGCAGGATTCATATGTACCCAGAGGAACTTACATGCACATTCAATTTCAAGTCTATGGGACGTGCACTTTTGGCTAAGGAAAATCCTCTTTGCAAAGCTGATAAACTTGAGTATAGGATCTAA